One Myxosarcina sp. GI1 genomic window carries:
- a CDS encoding cupin domain-containing protein codes for MLIDPKLVPEHSSTNYPEPFKHLVAGRIRQRIGNAAGLTNFGVNIVKLQPGSRSALGHWHLRQDEFIYVIEGEITLVTNSGEHILTAGDMAGFPAGEADGHHLINRSNYIVTYLEIGDRTAGDEVTYPDDDLAAKRTSEGDVFTRKDGSLY; via the coding sequence ATGCTAATAGATCCTAAGTTGGTACCAGAACATAGCAGTACTAACTATCCCGAGCCTTTTAAACATTTGGTTGCTGGCAGAATTAGACAGCGGATAGGAAATGCAGCAGGATTGACTAATTTCGGGGTTAATATAGTCAAATTACAGCCTGGAAGCCGTTCTGCTCTTGGACACTGGCATTTGCGTCAAGATGAATTTATTTACGTAATTGAAGGAGAAATTACTTTAGTTACTAATAGCGGCGAACACATCTTAACTGCGGGGGATATGGCTGGCTTTCCCGCAGGAGAAGCAGACGGACATCATCTTATCAATCGCTCTAACTATATCGTAACGTATTTAGAAATAGGCGATCGCACGGCAGGTGACGAGGTTACTTATCCCGATGACGATTTAGCAGCCAAGCGTACTTCTGAGGGAGATGTGTTTACTCGTAAAGATGGTAGTTTGTATTGA
- a CDS encoding trans-aconitate 2-methyltransferase, whose translation MNRWNTELYEEKHSFVWQYGQKVLQLLAPQPNERILDLGCGTGQLTAEIAATGAEVVGIDSSEQAIATAKKNFPHIEFLVADGANFFFDKTFDAVFSNAALHWIQPPAKAIECIWRSLKPKGRLVAEFGGKGNIAAIVTALNSVLETPYNPWYFPSIAEYSNLLERQGFEVVYATLRDRPTKLEGEKGLANWLEMFAGSHLETYSETKDQIIAQTETRLKPLLYRDDNWIADYRRICIVAIKKQQYL comes from the coding sequence ATGAATCGCTGGAATACCGAATTATACGAAGAAAAACACAGCTTTGTTTGGCAATATGGTCAAAAAGTTTTGCAATTGCTTGCGCCACAGCCAAACGAACGCATTCTCGATTTAGGTTGCGGTACGGGACAGTTAACGGCAGAAATTGCGGCAACTGGTGCTGAAGTAGTGGGTATAGACAGTTCGGAACAGGCGATCGCCACAGCTAAGAAAAATTTTCCTCACATAGAATTTTTGGTCGCTGATGGTGCTAATTTTTTCTTTGATAAAACTTTTGACGCGGTTTTTTCTAATGCTGCGCTGCACTGGATACAGCCGCCAGCAAAAGCGATCGAATGTATCTGGCGATCTTTAAAGCCAAAAGGACGTTTGGTTGCCGAATTTGGTGGAAAAGGTAATATTGCTGCGATTGTTACTGCTTTAAATTCTGTTTTAGAAACACCATATAATCCCTGGTATTTTCCTAGTATTGCCGAATACAGTAACCTTTTAGAACGACAGGGATTTGAAGTTGTCTATGCTACTTTGCGAGATCGCCCGACTAAGTTAGAAGGAGAAAAAGGTTTGGCTAACTGGCTGGAAATGTTTGCAGGTAGTCATTTAGAAACCTATTCCGAAACTAAAGACCAAATTATCGCTCAAACTGAGACAAGGTTAAAACCACTTCTGTATCGAGATGATAACTGGATTGCCGACTATCGTAGAATTTGTATTGTCGCCATTAAAAAACAGCAGTATCTATAG
- a CDS encoding DUF6798 domain-containing protein — MKLVTHKLLPTKVPRSFFKITVFAVVFGIIYLQDPLYEGNQNTKFLHGLAKAGLGYLDRDWLANTLDPLPAFSKLVEFSYLHFGEVSFYIYQILCLGVYLYSLLGITSQLFGFNNKPAAYLLNATLLIYSHVIAIGIGGENDIQEYLYQGFAEQFIISHQFQPSTLGVFLLLSIYLFLNNYAYSAVALLALACIFHPVYLPGAAFLTLTYMVITVYRERNIRKAFLMGCLCLLLVLPVVIYTLVFFEPTSLAIWQRAQEIIINYRIPHHSHPEIWLKYPATILQISAMILGLLVARNTRIFPILAFPLLLATLMTVYKMLGNSGTLAFTTPWRISVVLVPLSTALIIAWLVRFIFAKFTILSRYRRLAIAFSLTALTVLFVSRAALQVEELELNDETIPLMNYVKTHKQADDVYLMPIQSESMLGLPKLQKFRLYTGAPIFINFKSHPYKDVEVLEWYERVNLALKFYEAPSRERACQILDYLQAEYQVTHVVLNENNFNIQCPDFNKLFQDDSYALYAVK, encoded by the coding sequence GTGAAGTTAGTAACGCATAAACTTTTACCAACAAAAGTTCCTCGCAGTTTTTTCAAAATAACTGTATTTGCAGTTGTTTTTGGCATTATTTATTTACAAGATCCACTTTATGAAGGCAATCAAAACACTAAATTCTTACATGGACTTGCCAAAGCAGGTTTGGGCTATCTCGATCGCGACTGGCTGGCAAATACTTTAGATCCCCTGCCAGCTTTTAGTAAACTAGTAGAATTTAGCTACCTTCACTTTGGCGAAGTATCGTTTTATATCTATCAAATTCTCTGTCTGGGTGTTTATCTCTACAGCTTGTTAGGTATCACTTCTCAACTATTCGGCTTTAATAACAAGCCAGCAGCTTATTTGCTCAATGCCACACTACTAATCTACAGTCACGTTATTGCTATTGGCATTGGTGGTGAAAACGATATTCAAGAATATCTCTATCAGGGTTTTGCCGAACAGTTTATTATCAGCCATCAGTTTCAGCCGAGTACTTTAGGGGTGTTCTTGCTGCTGTCGATTTATTTGTTTTTAAATAATTATGCTTATTCGGCGGTCGCGCTACTAGCTTTAGCCTGTATTTTTCATCCCGTTTATCTTCCTGGTGCCGCTTTCTTAACTTTGACCTATATGGTCATAACTGTTTACCGAGAGCGAAACATACGCAAAGCTTTTTTAATGGGATGTTTGTGTTTGCTACTGGTGCTTCCTGTAGTTATATACACCCTGGTATTTTTCGAGCCGACATCTTTAGCAATTTGGCAACGAGCGCAGGAAATAATTATTAATTATAGGATTCCCCATCACTCTCATCCAGAAATTTGGTTGAAGTATCCCGCCACAATTTTACAAATTTCGGCAATGATTTTGGGACTGTTAGTTGCCAGAAACACGCGCATCTTTCCCATTTTGGCATTCCCTTTGCTTTTAGCAACCTTAATGACAGTTTATAAAATGCTGGGTAATAGTGGCACTTTAGCTTTTACCACTCCCTGGCGAATTTCTGTGGTTCTGGTGCCTCTATCTACGGCTTTGATTATTGCCTGGTTAGTTAGATTTATATTTGCCAAATTTACTATCCTATCTCGCTATCGCAGGCTGGCGATCGCTTTTAGTCTGACAGCTTTGACTGTTTTATTTGTAAGTCGTGCGGCGTTGCAGGTAGAGGAACTAGAGTTAAACGATGAAACCATACCATTGATGAACTATGTCAAAACCCACAAGCAAGCTGATGACGTTTATTTGATGCCAATACAGTCAGAAAGTATGTTAGGACTGCCAAAATTGCAAAAGTTCCGTCTCTATACTGGTGCGCCAATTTTTATTAACTTTAAGTCTCATCCTTACAAAGATGTTGAGGTTTTGGAATGGTACGAGCGAGTAAACTTAGCTTTAAAATTTTACGAAGCTCCCTCAAGAGAGCGCGCCTGTCAGATACTCGATTATTTACAGGCTGAGTACCAAGTTACTCATGTAGTTTTAAATGAGAATAACTTTAATATCCAATGCCCTGACTTTAATAAACTTTTCCAAGATGATTCTTATGCTTTATACGCCGTTAAGTAG